A window of the Besnoitia besnoiti strain Bb-Ger1 chromosome VI, whole genome shotgun sequence genome harbors these coding sequences:
- a CDS encoding putative Superkiller viralicidic activity 2 family 2 (encoded by transcript BESB_066920) codes for MADAVDDLFAVFGEEEAAPVKAAPVSRKKNAVPPPRAEDTNVSVAPEAALEQVGQTHDAASQSDAAERKRLRPKASAGASQAAAAPQPPEKRLRRAAAEAREQQREASKTKQPSEEGEEKKPNLVTRLLAADKNCLHEVVRPADRETAFHYFRFETTLPEYLPKKTEIDAKDEKNEKQGENGANIQAPGAADSAPEAGPEEEAEDRPPVEKKTPARQYKFRLDAFQQRSVLCLEAGESVLVAAHTSAGKTVVAEYAIAMSIRDKQRVVYTSPIKALSNQKYRDLSESFGAENVGLMTGDVTLHPNASIMVMTTEILRSMLYRGSHLINELKWLIFDEIHYMRDRERGVVWEESIVLVPNSMRFVFLSATIPNAREFAEWVAYIKHQPCHVLYTDYRPTPLQHYMFPAGGDGVYLVMDEKKVFREENFHKAVATLHKTVEEQAMQTKQMQRRGRSRDRSSIEKILLMCHARNYTPVIIFCFSKRECEANATALMGGSRGGRDGGNVDLTTDDEKALIEEIFKNALETLEEEDRDLPQVKSILPLLKRGIGIHHGGLLPFVKEMIEILFQESLLRVLFSTETFSMGVNMPAKTVVFTAIRKFDGQEYRIVNSAEYIQMAGRAGRRGLDDRGIVIIMFDEQVDPEEAKQIFMGQASPLISTFHLGFNMLLNLFRIEDANPLFMITRSFAHFQRNRKALHLEREKEELKDQVKNAEDIHALAAVEETDRPTFDVEKAVREYYELKHDLESLGKELRALAMQERYIVRYLQAGRIVRLVDDSDTDWGWATCLSKISKRCVPSTNAVMEGPVEQLVVDCLVACAPESVKYAEQGKGATGALSLSEKPRPAKNTQNGVVEKTNYVLVVVPFPISAIRSISKCRMTLPVGVDVRSEDARRSLHFQLKKVEKKFEPEGGIPLLDPIQDMKIPEPRIPELVSAIAENEKRLTANPLCGHPLCGVYYEAHHQRVQLQTKLRKTRETLDSQRQLVMKDTLRAMRRVLRQLDFLDANDVVTVKGRVACEITTADELVAAELLFQNVFETMEVEAVCAMLSCLVFQEKHDEPEPKEEVLLTCLEKVKEVAKHIASVCVESRYIDPSGSSKSPDLATSSPGVQTVDDYVNKFQHAIMSLTYRWAKGEKFADVLNGTSIYEGTVIRCMRRLEELMRQMACASKTIGNPDLERKFLEGIKKIRRGIVFSSSLYL; via the exons ATGGCTGACGCCGTAGACGatctcttcgccgtcttcggcgaggaagaggcggcgccggtcaAAGCCGCACCCGTCTcgcggaagaaaaacgcggtgccgcccccccgcgcaGAGGACACGAACGTCTCTGTGGCTCCTGAGGCAGCTCTAGAGCAGGTTGGACAGACGCacgacgccgcgagccagTCCGACGCCGCTGAGAGGAAACGGCTGCGCCCGAAGGCttctgcgggcgcgtcgcaggcggccgcggcgccacagccgccggagaagcgcctccgccgcgccgcggcggaggctagggagcagcagagggaagcgagcaagacgaagcagccgagcgaggagggcgaggagaagaagcccAACTTGGTgacgcggctgctggcggcagACAAAAACTGCCTACACGAGGTGGTGCGCCCTGCCGACCGCGAGACAGCCTTTCACTACTTCCGGTTCGAAACCACGCTGCCGGAGTACCTGCCCAAGAAGACTGAAATCGACGCAAAGGAcgagaagaacgagaagCAGGGCGAAAACGGGGCGAACATCCaagcgcctggcgccgcagaTTCCGCCCCCGAGGCCGGTcctgaagaggaagcggaggacaGACCTCCTGTTGAAAagaagacgcctgcgcgtcaGTACAAATTCCGCCTCGATGCTTTTCAACAGAGAAGTGTGCTGTGCCTggaggccggcgagagcgtcctcgtcgccgcgcacacATCTGCCGGCAAAACTGTTGTCGCGGAGTACGCAATTGCAATGAGCATTCGCGACAAACAACGAGTCGTCTACACGAGTCCAATCAAA GCGCTTTCGAACCAGAAGTACCGCGATTTATCGGAGAGTTTCGGCGCAGAGAACGTCGGTTTGATGACGGGAGACGTGACGCTGCATCCGAACGCGTCCATCATGGTGATGACGACGGAGATTTTGCGATCGATGCTTTACCGCGGTTCGCACCTGATCAATGAGTTGAAGTGGCTGATTTTTGATGAAATTCACTACATGCGCGACCGGGAGCGCGGGGTGGTGTGGGAAGAGAGCATCGTGTTGGTGCCCAACTCGATGCGCtttgtcttcctctctgcgacGATTCCCAACGCCCGCGAATTCGCGGAATGGGTCGCCTACATCAAGCACCAACCTTGCCACGTCTTGTACACGGACTATCGACCCACTCCGCTTCAGCACTACATGttccccgccggcggcgacggcgtgtATCTCGTCATGGACGAGAAAAAAGTCTTCCGCGAAGAAAACTTCCACAAGGCCGTCGCTACCCTGCACAAAACCGTGGAAGAACAAGCCATGCAAACAAAACAA AtgcagcgtcgcgggcggTCGCGGGACCGAAGCAGCATCGAGAAGATTCTGCTCATGTGTCACGCGCGGAACTACACGCCAGTGATCATTTTCTGTTTCTCGAAGCGCGAGTGCGAAGCGAACGCGACGGCACTCATGGGCGGCAGCAGGGgagggcgcgacggcggcaacGTCGACCTCACCACggacgacgagaaggccCTCATTGAAGAAATCTTTAAAAACGCACTCGAAACACtagaggaagaagacagagaccTCCCCCAG GTCAAGTCGATTTTGCCGCTTCTGAAGCGCGGCATCGGCATCCACCACGGCGGTCTGTTGCCCTTCGTCAAGGAGATGATTGAAATCCTTTTTCAG gagtcgcttctccgcgtcctcttcagCACAGAGACTTTCAGCATGGGCGTCAACATGCCTGCGAAAACCGTCGTCTTCACAGCGATTCGCAAATTCGACGGCCAGGAGTATCGCATCGTGAACTCCGCGGAATACATCCAGATGGCTggacgcgccggccgccgcggcctcgacgacAGAG GCATTGTGATTATCATGTTTGACGAGCAAGTCGatccggaggaggcgaagcagatTTTCATGGgtcaggcgtcgccgctcatTTCGACGTTTCACCTGGGCTTCAACATGCTGCTGAACTTGTTTCGGATTGAGGACGCAAACCCGCTCTTTATGATCACGCGATCCTTTGCTCAC TTTCAGAGGAACCGCAAGGCGCTGCATTTGGAGCGTGAGAAGGAGGAACTCAAAGACCAAGTGAAAAATGCCGAAGACATCCACGCGCTAGCCGCCGTCGAGGAGACGGACAGGCCGACCTTCGACGTGGAAAAG GCTGTGCGCGAGTACTACGAGCTGAAACATGACCTGGAGTCTCTCGGCaaagagctgcgcgcgctaGCCATGCAAGAGCGATATATCGTGCGCTACCTGCAGGCGGGACGCATCGTCCGGCTCGTTGACGACTCCGACACTGACTGGGGCTGGGCGACGTGTCTCAGCAAG ATTTCGAAGCGCTGCGTGCCGTCTACGAACGCGGTGATGGAAGGACCTGTTGAGCAGCTCGTCGTGGACTGCctcgtcgcgtgcgcgccggaGAGCGTGAAGTACGCGGAGCAAGGGAAGGGAGCGAccggcgccctctcgctctctgagAAGCCGCGACCCGCGAAAAACACGCAAAATGGAGTCGTCGAAAAGACCAACTACGTCTTGGTT GTCGTTCCTTTCCCGATCTCTGCGATCCGAAGCATCAGCAAGTGCCGCATGACGCTGCCGGTCGGCGTCGACGTTCGctcagaggacgcgcgccgctccctccaCTTTCAGCTGAAGAAAGTCGAGAAGAAGTTCGAG CCGGAGGGCGGCATTCCGCTGTTAGATCCGATTCAAGACATGAAAATCCCCGAACCTCGTATCCCG GAGCTCGTTTCTGCCATTGCAGAGAATGAGAAGCGCTTGACTGCGAATCCTCTCTGCGGTCACCCGCTATGCGGCGTTTACTACGAAGCGCATCACCAGCGCGTTcagctgcagacgaagcTGCGAAAGACGCGCGAAACGCTCGACAGTCAGCGTCAGCTGGTCATGAAG GACACACTCCGCGCGATgcggcgcgtgctgcggcagctcgaCTTCCTCGACGCGAACGACGTGGTGACTGTGAAGGGGCGGGTCGCCTGCGAAATTACTACGGCGGACGAGCTCGTCGCTGCGGAATTGCTTTTTCAAAACGTTTTCGAGACGATGGAAGTCGAGGCCGTCTGCGCGATGCTCagctgcctcgtcttccaAGAGAAACACGACGAACCGGAGCCGAAGGAGGAAGTTCTGCTGACCT GTCTCGAGAAGGTGAAGGAGGTGGCGAAGCACATCGCATCGGTGTGCGTGGAGAGTCGCTACATCGACCCATCGGGCTCGTCCAAGTCTCCTGACCTGGCGACCTCTTCACCGGGAGTGCAGACTGTGGATGACTACGTGAACAAGTTTCAGCACGCGATTATGTCGCTCACGTATCGCTgggcgaagggcgagaagTTCGCAGACGTGCTCAACGGTACCTCAATCTATGAAGGCACGGTGattcgctgcatgcgtcgcctGGAGGAGCTCATGCGCCAGATGGCGTGCGCATCCAAGACGATCGGCAACCCCGATCTCGAGCGAAAGTTCCTCGAGGGAATCAAAAAGATTCGACGTGGAATCgtcttctcgtcgtcgctctaCTTGTAG